AGCATTTTGAGGCGGGCTCATTGGGGCAGGCTTACGGGTGATGAAGTAGGAGTTTGTACGAGTGACATGGGGTGATAGTCTTCTCTTGCATCGCGTCATTCTGAGATGATCCTGCTCAGAATCCCGATCTTCACGTGAACACAACGGCTCTTTTGTCCGCGAAGCGGAACTGGCTTCGCCGAAGGCGAGACTGGCCAGGCGAAGCCTGAATGGCCTGCGCCAGCAGACTGGCCACCGTAGGTGAATGAACCAACTCGGTTTGTCATCCTGACGTGCTCTTGGTCAGGGCGAAGGGATGAGGCGGATCAGAGGTAAGAGGAATGAGGCTAGAGGTAAGAAGATCAAGATCTCTTCGCTCTTCCGACCTCTTGCCTTTGACCTCAGGCTCTTCCCAAGGACGGGTCCATGATCCGGGACGGGCAACGAAGGACGGTTCTTAAGATCGAGATGCTGAAACAAGTTCAGCATGACGCATTGTCAACAAACAGGGGTTTCTAGCTTCCACCGAGAACATCGGTGAGATTGATCGAAACAATGATCCTTTTTATAGGTTCAATGAGTCATCTGTTTTGAAGATCCACTTAACTTCTTCTCTCAATCTTTTAATGAAGTAGGACGGTTCTTTGTTTAATTTATTCCACTCGGCCAAAGTGTAGATCAGAAGATCGACCGGAACCGGTAAAATCGACAAATCCCATTCCGTTCCCCGTTTTCCGAAAGGAGCTTTGGAGTCTTTCACTACAACAATCCCATCAAGGTCGCTTCCCACTCCATTGTCGCCCCGAGCGTAGGAACCGAAGTAACCTATACTTAGAATGTTGGAATCCCGCTTCAACGTTTCTGACCACTTAAAAAACGAATCGACTACAGCCTCTTTACTTGGCCATTTCATTATTGACGAATTCAACAATCTCACCGGCATATGCAATAGCCTCCTCACTTTGCTTGCTTCCGAAATACTCAAAAGGAGAGCCTTCGGGATGACTATTCGGATATCTCGCAGGTATGTAAGAATTGTCAAGAATTCTCGCCTTATCCAATAAATCGTCGGGCAGCACAATTCCTTCAGGAAGTTCTTGAATCAGTTTGCTTACCATGTGCCCCCACGCTTCCTGACCCAAAGAAAGATGGAGAGCCCTTACTGCCTTTTCTGCCGCTTGCTGTGACGCAAAGCAAGCCCATTCATGCTTTCCATTTATAGCAGACTCTCGAGCGTGTTCTAGATCTCTTTTTGCTTGACGTAACCAATCCAACGACCTATCGGGCATGGATATCCCTCCCAATCGTGATTATAGCACCTGCAACCAGTAAGAGGATGTGGCCTTCAGTGGCAAGTCGCACTTTGCTCTGCTAGTTCCGCTTCGTAGGGAAAGAGCAGCTGTACGCTTAAGAACAAGAACCCGCTGATCGCTGCTCAAAACAACGTTGTCCGTCAACGGTCCACCGTCCACCGAGAAGAC
This genomic stretch from Mesotoga sp. Brook.08.105.5.1 harbors:
- a CDS encoding HEPN domain-containing protein translates to MPDRSLDWLRQAKRDLEHARESAINGKHEWACFASQQAAEKAVRALHLSLGQEAWGHMVSKLIQELPEGIVLPDDLLDKARILDNSYIPARYPNSHPEGSPFEYFGSKQSEEAIAYAGEIVEFVNNEMAK
- a CDS encoding nucleotidyltransferase domain-containing protein: MPVRLLNSSIMKWPSKEAVVDSFFKWSETLKRDSNILSIGYFGSYARGDNGVGSDLDGIVVVKDSKAPFGKRGTEWDLSILPVPVDLLIYTLAEWNKLNKEPSYFIKRLREEVKWIFKTDDSLNL